The Pseudoliparis swirei isolate HS2019 ecotype Mariana Trench chromosome 1, NWPU_hadal_v1, whole genome shotgun sequence genome has a window encoding:
- the LOC130191441 gene encoding glutamic acid-rich protein-like isoform X3 — protein MSKVQMLRCFVNQRLTAAAQEICGLFERTIAEYEEELCSSQEENERQRKLLDAFLKPEVQKQRAEDQEDQEDPDSPPGIKEEQEELWLGQEAGAKFSFSPMTSEDDEEEAQSSQLHQRLTEHMDTDEDEEDEEHCGGPEPGMNADVSYHSSAHPWAASEGHLFFAQ, from the exons ATGTCTAAAGTCCAAATGCTGAGATGTTTCGTCAACcagcgactcactgcggctgcgcaggagatATGTGGGCTGTTTGAAAGAACGATAgcagagtacgaggaggaacttTGTAGTTCTCAAGAGGAGAACGAGCGACAACGGAAATTGCTGGACGCCTTTCTAAAACCGGAAGTCCAGAAACAACGAGCAG aggaccaggaggaccaggaggacccggaCTCCCCCCCAGGCAttaaggaggagcaggaggagctgtgGCTTGGTCAGGAGGCCGGTGCCAAGTTCTCCTTCAGCCCTATGACgagtgaagatgatgaagaggaggctcagtcctctcagcttcatcaaaggctaactgaacacatggacacagatgaggatgaagaggatgaagagcactgtggaggaccagaaccag GGATGAATGCAGATGTGAGTTATCACTCTTCAGCTCATCCTTGGGCAGCTTCAGAGGGACATCTCTTCTTTgcgcaataa
- the LOC130191441 gene encoding glutamic acid-rich protein-like isoform X1 produces MSKVQMLRCFVNQRLTAAAQEICGLFERTIAEYEEELCSSQEENERQRKLLDAFLKPEVQKQRAEDQEDQEDPDSPPGIKEEQEELWLGQEAGAKFSFSPMTSEDDEEEAQSSQLHQRLTEHMDTDEDEEDEEHCGGPEPGPPIPLGMNADVSYHSSAHPWAASEGHLFFAQ; encoded by the exons ATGTCTAAAGTCCAAATGCTGAGATGTTTCGTCAACcagcgactcactgcggctgcgcaggagatATGTGGGCTGTTTGAAAGAACGATAgcagagtacgaggaggaacttTGTAGTTCTCAAGAGGAGAACGAGCGACAACGGAAATTGCTGGACGCCTTTCTAAAACCGGAAGTCCAGAAACAACGAGCAG aggaccaggaggaccaggaggacccggaCTCCCCCCCAGGCAttaaggaggagcaggaggagctgtgGCTTGGTCAGGAGGCCGGTGCCAAGTTCTCCTTCAGCCCTATGACgagtgaagatgatgaagaggaggctcagtcctctcagcttcatcaaaggctaactgaacacatggacacagatgaggatgaagaggatgaagagcactgtggaggaccagaaccag GCCCACCTATCCCTCTAGGGATGAATGCAGATGTGAGTTATCACTCTTCAGCTCATCCTTGGGCAGCTTCAGAGGGACATCTCTTCTTTgcgcaataa